Proteins found in one Bacteroidetes bacterium GWF2_43_63 genomic segment:
- a CDS encoding molecular chaperone DnaJ: MDFVDYYKILGVDKTATPKEIKNAYRKFARKYHPDLNPSDSDAKKKFQQINEANEVLSDPEKRKKYDQYGKDWQHGEQFQNAGQYKRQPSDEQRQGFSGEQFEGDFSSFFESMFGGSAGARRSRQVKYRGQDYTTELRLDLVDAYKTHQQTLTVNGKKIRITIPAGIENGQTIKIAGHGGLGRNGGPNGDLYITFTIANNPQYKRLGNDLYTTVNLDLFKAVLGGEITIATLGGKVMLKVKPETQNGSKIKLTGKGFPVYKSEGKFGDLIITYSINIPKNLTPKQRELFEELSKL; encoded by the coding sequence ATGGATTTTGTAGATTATTATAAAATACTGGGAGTTGATAAAACGGCAACACCAAAAGAAATCAAAAATGCATACCGGAAATTTGCCCGAAAGTATCACCCCGATTTGAATCCAAGTGATTCGGATGCAAAAAAGAAATTTCAGCAGATTAATGAAGCCAACGAAGTCCTAAGCGATCCCGAAAAGCGAAAAAAATATGATCAATACGGCAAAGACTGGCAACATGGAGAACAATTTCAAAATGCGGGACAATACAAGCGACAACCTTCAGATGAACAGAGACAAGGTTTTTCGGGTGAGCAGTTCGAAGGTGATTTCTCCAGTTTTTTCGAATCCATGTTTGGCGGATCAGCAGGTGCCCGCAGAAGCCGGCAGGTGAAATACAGAGGACAGGATTATACTACAGAGTTACGTCTCGATCTCGTTGATGCTTATAAAACCCACCAGCAGACATTGACAGTGAATGGTAAAAAAATCAGAATCACCATTCCTGCTGGAATTGAAAACGGGCAAACAATAAAAATAGCCGGGCATGGCGGTTTGGGAAGAAATGGTGGACCGAATGGCGATTTATACATTACGTTCACCATTGCCAATAATCCTCAATATAAACGATTGGGAAATGATTTATATACCACTGTAAATCTGGATTTGTTCAAGGCTGTGCTGGGAGGCGAAATTACCATTGCAACTTTGGGTGGAAAAGTTATGCTGAAGGTAAAACCCGAAACGCAAAACGGCAGTAAAATAAAGCTGACAGGCAAGGGTTTTCCCGTTTATAAATCAGAAGGAAAATTTGGCGATTTAATTATTACGTATTCGATCAATATCCCGAAAAATCTTACGCCGAAACAAAGAGAGTTGTTTGAAGAGTTGTCTAAACTGTAA
- a CDS encoding MerR family transcriptional regulator, with amino-acid sequence MQTENLIAVNDFCISQDIEISFISSLHQSGLIEIITVQETQFIEINQLQQLEKFIRFYYELDINIEGIETICHLLQRINTMQDEITTLKNKLSLYESYE; translated from the coding sequence ATGCAAACAGAAAATTTAATCGCTGTCAACGACTTCTGCATCAGTCAGGATATTGAAATTTCATTTATCAGTTCATTACATCAAAGCGGATTGATCGAAATTATTACTGTTCAGGAAACGCAATTCATTGAAATAAACCAGCTCCAGCAATTAGAAAAATTCATCCGCTTCTATTACGAACTTGATATTAACATTGAAGGCATTGAAACCATTTGCCATTTGTTGCAACGAATAAATACCATGCAGGATGAAATTACTACACTTAAAAATAAGCTTAGTTTATATGAATCGTATGAATGA